Proteins from one Salvelinus sp. IW2-2015 linkage group LG32, ASM291031v2, whole genome shotgun sequence genomic window:
- the LOC111956942 gene encoding pancreas transcription factor 1 subunit alpha has translation MDTVLDTFTGLDSFSSPYFDEDDFFTDQSSRDHLDTDEFLDDDVDFLTSHFQDYYKDSRLAHXGDYCEIGNFSFSSSSSTFSYECTDSTSELSPQMGGDVPMLKRRRRMRSDMEMQHLRQAANVRERRRMQSINDAFEGLRSHIPTLPYEKRLSKVDTLRLAIGYINFLAELVQSDMPIRNSDSEAPSQPKKVIICHRGTRSPSPSDPDYGLPPLAGHSLSWTDEKQLKDQNIIRTAKVWTPEDPRKLHMKPSLNNIENEPPFSLTSAQ, from the exons ATGGACACTGTCTTAGATACATTTACAGGATTGGACTCCTTCTCTTCCCCTTATTTTGACGAGGATGATTTCTTTACTGACCAGTCCTCCAGGGACCACTTGGACACCGACGAGTTTCTAGATGACGATGTCGATTTTCTCACCAGCCATTTCCAAGATTACTACAAGGACAGCAGGTTAGCGCACGRTGGGGACTACTGTGAAATTGGCAacttttccttctcttcctcctcctctaccttctcgTATGAATGCACTGACAGCACCTCAGAGCTGTCGCCTCAGATGGGAGGAGATGTCCCGATGCTAAAAAGGCGGAGGCGGATGAGATCCGATATGGAGATGCAACATTTACGGCAGGCTGCCAACGTCCGGGAGCGGCGGAGGATGCAGTCCATTAACGATGCTTTCGAGGGACTCCGGTCTCACATCCCCACTCTGCCATACGAGAAGAGGCTCTCCAAAGTCGATACCCTGCGCCTGGCCATTGGCTACATCAACTTCCTCGCTGAGCTCGTACAGTCGGACATGCCCATCCGAAACTCCGACAGTGAAGCACCGTCTCAACCCAAAAAAGTTATAATTTGCCACAGAGGAACAA GATCTCCGTCTCCAAGTGACCCTGACTACGGGTTGCCTCCCCTTGCCGGCCACTCTCTGTCCTGGACAGACGAGAAACAGCTGAAAGACCAGAACATCATTAGAACCGCTAAAGTTTGGACACCCGAGGACCCACGAAAACTGCACATGAAACCCTCCCTGAACAACATTGAAAACGAGCCTCCTTTCAGCTTAACCTCAGCCCAATAA